A section of the Cinclus cinclus chromosome 27, bCinCin1.1, whole genome shotgun sequence genome encodes:
- the AMPD1 gene encoding AMP deaminase 1 isoform X3 gives MSRVRIPEMDESMRSFAEKVFASEVKDEEVRGEISHFDVEEICPISRQEMTLHMMLQESSATVEKRRKKLLRMKTVLAPSMAAVSVPRPAAADEANSTCPQYQTVPDFQRVQITGDYASGVTVEDFEVVCRGLYRALCIREKNMQQSLQRFPKTPSQYLRTIEGKPWKPSDVGPVFTPPVKDGQDPFDTGNLPEDLGYHVQMKDGVVYVYADKAAAERNEPKDLPYPSLEHFIDDMNFLLVLIAQGPVKTYTHRRLKFLSSKFQVHEMLNEMEEMRELKNNPHRDFYNCRKVDTHIHAAACMNQKHLLRFIKKSYHVDADRVVYDAKGKQLTLKQLFQQLKLHPYDLTVDSLDVHAGRQTFQRFDKFNDKYNPVGASELRDLYLKTENAINGEYFATIIKEVGSDLEDAKYQHTEPRLSIYGRSPEEWSKLAKWFNTHRVYSPNMKWMIQVPRIYDVFRSKNFLPHFGKMLEYIFVPVFEATINPQAHKELSVFLRHITGFDSVDDESKHSGHMFSTKSPKPEEWTSQKNPSYTYYIYYMYVNILVLNNLRRQRGMNTFLFRPHCGEAGALTHLLAAFMTADNISHGLNLKKSPVLQYLYFLARIPIAMSPLSNNSLFLEYAKNPLLDFHQKGLMVSLSTDDPMQFHYTKEPLMEEYAIAAQVFKLSTCDMCEIARNSILQCGLSHEEKVKFLGEKYQEDGPDGNDIRKTNVAQIRVAYRYETWCYELNLIAEGLKNE, from the exons AGATGGATGAGTCCATGCGCTCCTTCGCCGAGAAGGTCTTCGCCTCCGAGGTGAAGGATGAGGAGGTCAGGGGGGAAATCTCTCACTTCGATGTGGAAGAGATCTGCCCCATCTCCCGCCAGGAAATGACACTGCACATGATGCTCCAGGAGTCCAGTGCCACAGTGGAAAAGCG caggaagaagctgctccGCATGAAGACTGTGCTGGCACCGTCCATGGCTGCCGTGTCCGTGCCCCGCCCGGCTGCCGCTGATGAGGCCAACTCCACCTGCCCCCAGTACCAGACTGTGCCCGACTTCCAGCGGGTGCAGATCACTGGGGATTATGCCTCTGGG GTGACAGTGGAAGACTTTGAAGTGGTGTGCAGGGGCCTGTACCGGGCACTGTGCATCCGGGAGAAGAACATGCAGCAGTCACTGCAGAGGTTCCCCAAGACACCCTCGCAGTACCTGCGCACCATCGAGGGCAAGCCCTGGAAACCAAGTGATGTTGGCCCAG TGTTCACCCCACCAGTGAAGGATGGACAGGATCCCTTTGACACTGGGAACCTCCCTGAGGACCTGGGATACCATGTGCAGATGAAGGATGGGGTAGTTTATGTCTACGCAGACAAGGCAGCGGCTGAGAGAAATGAGCCAAAGGACCTGCCCTACCCCAGCCTCGAGCACTTCATCGATGACATGAACTTCCTCTTGGTCCTGATTGCACAGGGGCCTGT GAAGACCTACACTCACCGGCGCCTCAAGTTCCTCTCGTCCAAGTTCCAAGTGCACGAGATGCTCAATGAGATGGAGGAGATGAGGGAGCTGAAGAACAACCCCCACCGTGACTTCTACAACTGCAGGAAG GTGGACACGCACATCCATGCTGCAGCCTGCATGAACCAGAAGCACCTTCTGCGTTTCATCAAGAAATCCTACCATGTGGATGCTGACCGTGTGGTCTATGATGCTAAGGGCAAACAGCTCACCCTGAAacagcttttccagcagctcaAACTGCACCCCTATGACCTGACAGTGGATTCCCTGGATGTCCATGCT ggccGGCAGACATTCCAGCGCTTTGACAAGTTCAATGACAAGTACAACCCCGTGGGGGCCAGCGAGCTGCGGGACCTCTACCTGAAGACAGAGAACGCCATCAACGGCGAGTATTTTGCTACCATCATCAAG GAGGTTGGCTCTGACCTGGAGGATGCCAAGTACCAGCACACAGAGCCCCGGCTCTCGATCTACGGGCGGTCGCCTGAGGAGTGGTCCAAGCTGGCCAAGTGGTTCAACACCCACCGGGTCTATTCCCCCAACATGAAGTGGATGATCCAAGTCCCCAGGATTTA TGATGTGTTCAGGTCCAAGAATTTCCTCCCCCACTTTGGGAAAATGCTGGAATATATCTTTGTTCCTGTGTTTGAGGCCACCATCAATCCCCAAGCCCACAAAGAGCTGAGTGTCTTTCTACGCCAC ATCACGGGCTTTGATAGCGTGGATGATGAATCCAAGCACAGTGGACACATGTTCAGCACTAAAAGCCCAAAGCCAGAGGAGTGGACTTCCCAGAAGAACCCATCCTACACCTACTACATCTACTACATGTATGTCAACATCCTGGTGCTGAACAACCTGCGCAG gcagCGTGGGATGAACACGTTCCTGTTCCGCCCGCACTGCGGCGAGGCCGGGGCCCTCACACACCTGCTGGCAGCCTTCATGACAGCTGATAACATCTCCCACGGGCTCAACCTCAAGAAG AGCCCGGTGCTGCAGTATCTGTACTTCCTTGCCCGAATTCCCATTGCCATGTCCCCACTCAGCAACAACAGTCTCTTCCTGGAGTATGCCAAGAATCCCCTGCTTGACTTCCACCAGAAAGGGCTCATGGTGTCCCTTTCTACAGACGACCCCATGCAGTTTCACTACACCAAG gagcccctCATGGAGGAGTATGCCATTGCTGCCCAGGTGTTCAAGCTCAGCACCTGTGACATGTGTGAGATCGCCAGAAACAGCATCCTGCAGTGTGGCCTGTCCCACGAG GAGAAAGTGAAGTTCCTGGGTGAAAAGTACCAGGAAGATGGGCCCGATGGCAATGACATACGGAAGACGAACGTGGCCCAGATCCGCGTGGCCTATCGCTATGAGACCTGGTGCTACGAGCTCAACCTCATCGCCGAGGGGCTGAAGAACGAATAG
- the AMPD1 gene encoding AMP deaminase 1 isoform X5, giving the protein MSRVRIPAEHKQMDESMRSFAEKVFASEVKDEEVRGEISHFDVEEICPISRQEMTLHMMLQESSATVEKRRKKLLRMKTVLAPSMAAVSVPRPAAADEANSTCPQYQTVPDFQRVQITGDYASGVTVEDFEVVCRGLYRALCIREKNMQQSLQRFPKTPSQYLRTIEGKPWKPSDVGPVFTPPVKDGQDPFDTGNLPEDLGYHVQMKDGVVYVYADKAAAERNEPKDLPYPSLEHFIDDMNFLLVLIAQGPVKTYTHRRLKFLSSKFQVHEMLNEMEEMRELKNNPHRDFYNCRKVDTHIHAAACMNQKHLLRFIKKSYHVDADRVVYDAKGKQLTLKQLFQQLKLHPYDLTVDSLDVHAGRQTFQRFDKFNDKYNPVGASELRDLYLKTENAINGEYFATIIKEVGSDLEDAKYQHTEPRLSIYGRSPEEWSKLAKWFNTHRVYSPNMKWMIQVPRIYDVFRSKNFLPHFGKMLEYIFVPVFEATINPQAHKELSVFLRHITGFDSVDDESKHSGHMFSTKSPKPEEWTSQKNPSYTYYIYYMYVNILVLNNLRRQRGMNTFLFRPHCGEAGALTHLLAAFMTADNISHGLNLKKSPVLQYLYFLARIPIAMSPLSNNSLFLEYAKNPLLDFHQKGLMVSLSTDDPMQFHYTKEPLMEEYAIAAQVFKLSTCDMCEIARNSILQCGLSHEEKVKFLGEKYQEDGPDGNDIRKTNVAQIRVAYRYETWCYELNLIAEGLKNE; this is encoded by the exons AGATGGATGAGTCCATGCGCTCCTTCGCCGAGAAGGTCTTCGCCTCCGAGGTGAAGGATGAGGAGGTCAGGGGGGAAATCTCTCACTTCGATGTGGAAGAGATCTGCCCCATCTCCCGCCAGGAAATGACACTGCACATGATGCTCCAGGAGTCCAGTGCCACAGTGGAAAAGCG caggaagaagctgctccGCATGAAGACTGTGCTGGCACCGTCCATGGCTGCCGTGTCCGTGCCCCGCCCGGCTGCCGCTGATGAGGCCAACTCCACCTGCCCCCAGTACCAGACTGTGCCCGACTTCCAGCGGGTGCAGATCACTGGGGATTATGCCTCTGGG GTGACAGTGGAAGACTTTGAAGTGGTGTGCAGGGGCCTGTACCGGGCACTGTGCATCCGGGAGAAGAACATGCAGCAGTCACTGCAGAGGTTCCCCAAGACACCCTCGCAGTACCTGCGCACCATCGAGGGCAAGCCCTGGAAACCAAGTGATGTTGGCCCAG TGTTCACCCCACCAGTGAAGGATGGACAGGATCCCTTTGACACTGGGAACCTCCCTGAGGACCTGGGATACCATGTGCAGATGAAGGATGGGGTAGTTTATGTCTACGCAGACAAGGCAGCGGCTGAGAGAAATGAGCCAAAGGACCTGCCCTACCCCAGCCTCGAGCACTTCATCGATGACATGAACTTCCTCTTGGTCCTGATTGCACAGGGGCCTGT GAAGACCTACACTCACCGGCGCCTCAAGTTCCTCTCGTCCAAGTTCCAAGTGCACGAGATGCTCAATGAGATGGAGGAGATGAGGGAGCTGAAGAACAACCCCCACCGTGACTTCTACAACTGCAGGAAG GTGGACACGCACATCCATGCTGCAGCCTGCATGAACCAGAAGCACCTTCTGCGTTTCATCAAGAAATCCTACCATGTGGATGCTGACCGTGTGGTCTATGATGCTAAGGGCAAACAGCTCACCCTGAAacagcttttccagcagctcaAACTGCACCCCTATGACCTGACAGTGGATTCCCTGGATGTCCATGCT ggccGGCAGACATTCCAGCGCTTTGACAAGTTCAATGACAAGTACAACCCCGTGGGGGCCAGCGAGCTGCGGGACCTCTACCTGAAGACAGAGAACGCCATCAACGGCGAGTATTTTGCTACCATCATCAAG GAGGTTGGCTCTGACCTGGAGGATGCCAAGTACCAGCACACAGAGCCCCGGCTCTCGATCTACGGGCGGTCGCCTGAGGAGTGGTCCAAGCTGGCCAAGTGGTTCAACACCCACCGGGTCTATTCCCCCAACATGAAGTGGATGATCCAAGTCCCCAGGATTTA TGATGTGTTCAGGTCCAAGAATTTCCTCCCCCACTTTGGGAAAATGCTGGAATATATCTTTGTTCCTGTGTTTGAGGCCACCATCAATCCCCAAGCCCACAAAGAGCTGAGTGTCTTTCTACGCCAC ATCACGGGCTTTGATAGCGTGGATGATGAATCCAAGCACAGTGGACACATGTTCAGCACTAAAAGCCCAAAGCCAGAGGAGTGGACTTCCCAGAAGAACCCATCCTACACCTACTACATCTACTACATGTATGTCAACATCCTGGTGCTGAACAACCTGCGCAG gcagCGTGGGATGAACACGTTCCTGTTCCGCCCGCACTGCGGCGAGGCCGGGGCCCTCACACACCTGCTGGCAGCCTTCATGACAGCTGATAACATCTCCCACGGGCTCAACCTCAAGAAG AGCCCGGTGCTGCAGTATCTGTACTTCCTTGCCCGAATTCCCATTGCCATGTCCCCACTCAGCAACAACAGTCTCTTCCTGGAGTATGCCAAGAATCCCCTGCTTGACTTCCACCAGAAAGGGCTCATGGTGTCCCTTTCTACAGACGACCCCATGCAGTTTCACTACACCAAG gagcccctCATGGAGGAGTATGCCATTGCTGCCCAGGTGTTCAAGCTCAGCACCTGTGACATGTGTGAGATCGCCAGAAACAGCATCCTGCAGTGTGGCCTGTCCCACGAG GAGAAAGTGAAGTTCCTGGGTGAAAAGTACCAGGAAGATGGGCCCGATGGCAATGACATACGGAAGACGAACGTGGCCCAGATCCGCGTGGCCTATCGCTATGAGACCTGGTGCTACGAGCTCAACCTCATCGCCGAGGGGCTGAAGAACGAATAG
- the AMPD1 gene encoding AMP deaminase 1 isoform X4 — MDESMRSFAEKVFASEVKDEEVRGEISHFDVEEICPISRQEMTLHMMLQESSATPFPCSRKKLLRMKTVLAPSMAAVSVPRPAAADEANSTCPQYQTVPDFQRVQITGDYASGVTVEDFEVVCRGLYRALCIREKNMQQSLQRFPKTPSQYLRTIEGKPWKPSDVGPVFTPPVKDGQDPFDTGNLPEDLGYHVQMKDGVVYVYADKAAAERNEPKDLPYPSLEHFIDDMNFLLVLIAQGPVKTYTHRRLKFLSSKFQVHEMLNEMEEMRELKNNPHRDFYNCRKVDTHIHAAACMNQKHLLRFIKKSYHVDADRVVYDAKGKQLTLKQLFQQLKLHPYDLTVDSLDVHAGRQTFQRFDKFNDKYNPVGASELRDLYLKTENAINGEYFATIIKEVGSDLEDAKYQHTEPRLSIYGRSPEEWSKLAKWFNTHRVYSPNMKWMIQVPRIYDVFRSKNFLPHFGKMLEYIFVPVFEATINPQAHKELSVFLRHITGFDSVDDESKHSGHMFSTKSPKPEEWTSQKNPSYTYYIYYMYVNILVLNNLRRQRGMNTFLFRPHCGEAGALTHLLAAFMTADNISHGLNLKKSPVLQYLYFLARIPIAMSPLSNNSLFLEYAKNPLLDFHQKGLMVSLSTDDPMQFHYTKEPLMEEYAIAAQVFKLSTCDMCEIARNSILQCGLSHEEKVKFLGEKYQEDGPDGNDIRKTNVAQIRVAYRYETWCYELNLIAEGLKNE, encoded by the exons ATGGATGAGTCCATGCGCTCCTTCGCCGAGAAGGTCTTCGCCTCCGAGGTGAAGGATGAGGAGGTCAGGGGGGAAATCTCTCACTTCGATGTGGAAGAGATCTGCCCCATCTCCCGCCAGGAAATGACACTGCACATGATGCTCCAGGAGTCCAGTGCCACA CCTTTCCCCTGtagcaggaagaagctgctccGCATGAAGACTGTGCTGGCACCGTCCATGGCTGCCGTGTCCGTGCCCCGCCCGGCTGCCGCTGATGAGGCCAACTCCACCTGCCCCCAGTACCAGACTGTGCCCGACTTCCAGCGGGTGCAGATCACTGGGGATTATGCCTCTGGG GTGACAGTGGAAGACTTTGAAGTGGTGTGCAGGGGCCTGTACCGGGCACTGTGCATCCGGGAGAAGAACATGCAGCAGTCACTGCAGAGGTTCCCCAAGACACCCTCGCAGTACCTGCGCACCATCGAGGGCAAGCCCTGGAAACCAAGTGATGTTGGCCCAG TGTTCACCCCACCAGTGAAGGATGGACAGGATCCCTTTGACACTGGGAACCTCCCTGAGGACCTGGGATACCATGTGCAGATGAAGGATGGGGTAGTTTATGTCTACGCAGACAAGGCAGCGGCTGAGAGAAATGAGCCAAAGGACCTGCCCTACCCCAGCCTCGAGCACTTCATCGATGACATGAACTTCCTCTTGGTCCTGATTGCACAGGGGCCTGT GAAGACCTACACTCACCGGCGCCTCAAGTTCCTCTCGTCCAAGTTCCAAGTGCACGAGATGCTCAATGAGATGGAGGAGATGAGGGAGCTGAAGAACAACCCCCACCGTGACTTCTACAACTGCAGGAAG GTGGACACGCACATCCATGCTGCAGCCTGCATGAACCAGAAGCACCTTCTGCGTTTCATCAAGAAATCCTACCATGTGGATGCTGACCGTGTGGTCTATGATGCTAAGGGCAAACAGCTCACCCTGAAacagcttttccagcagctcaAACTGCACCCCTATGACCTGACAGTGGATTCCCTGGATGTCCATGCT ggccGGCAGACATTCCAGCGCTTTGACAAGTTCAATGACAAGTACAACCCCGTGGGGGCCAGCGAGCTGCGGGACCTCTACCTGAAGACAGAGAACGCCATCAACGGCGAGTATTTTGCTACCATCATCAAG GAGGTTGGCTCTGACCTGGAGGATGCCAAGTACCAGCACACAGAGCCCCGGCTCTCGATCTACGGGCGGTCGCCTGAGGAGTGGTCCAAGCTGGCCAAGTGGTTCAACACCCACCGGGTCTATTCCCCCAACATGAAGTGGATGATCCAAGTCCCCAGGATTTA TGATGTGTTCAGGTCCAAGAATTTCCTCCCCCACTTTGGGAAAATGCTGGAATATATCTTTGTTCCTGTGTTTGAGGCCACCATCAATCCCCAAGCCCACAAAGAGCTGAGTGTCTTTCTACGCCAC ATCACGGGCTTTGATAGCGTGGATGATGAATCCAAGCACAGTGGACACATGTTCAGCACTAAAAGCCCAAAGCCAGAGGAGTGGACTTCCCAGAAGAACCCATCCTACACCTACTACATCTACTACATGTATGTCAACATCCTGGTGCTGAACAACCTGCGCAG gcagCGTGGGATGAACACGTTCCTGTTCCGCCCGCACTGCGGCGAGGCCGGGGCCCTCACACACCTGCTGGCAGCCTTCATGACAGCTGATAACATCTCCCACGGGCTCAACCTCAAGAAG AGCCCGGTGCTGCAGTATCTGTACTTCCTTGCCCGAATTCCCATTGCCATGTCCCCACTCAGCAACAACAGTCTCTTCCTGGAGTATGCCAAGAATCCCCTGCTTGACTTCCACCAGAAAGGGCTCATGGTGTCCCTTTCTACAGACGACCCCATGCAGTTTCACTACACCAAG gagcccctCATGGAGGAGTATGCCATTGCTGCCCAGGTGTTCAAGCTCAGCACCTGTGACATGTGTGAGATCGCCAGAAACAGCATCCTGCAGTGTGGCCTGTCCCACGAG GAGAAAGTGAAGTTCCTGGGTGAAAAGTACCAGGAAGATGGGCCCGATGGCAATGACATACGGAAGACGAACGTGGCCCAGATCCGCGTGGCCTATCGCTATGAGACCTGGTGCTACGAGCTCAACCTCATCGCCGAGGGGCTGAAGAACGAATAG
- the AMPD1 gene encoding AMP deaminase 1 isoform X1, whose protein sequence is MDESMRSFAEKVFASEVKDEEVRGEISHFDVEEICPISRQEMTLHMMLQESSATVEKRRKKLLRMKTVLAPSMAAVSVPRPAAADEANSTCPQYQTVPDFQRVQITGDYASGVTVEDFEVVCRGLYRALCIREKNMQQSLQRFPKTPSQYLRTIEGKFGLAASWNSPFAAVFTPPVKDGQDPFDTGNLPEDLGYHVQMKDGVVYVYADKAAAERNEPKDLPYPSLEHFIDDMNFLLVLIAQGPVKTYTHRRLKFLSSKFQVHEMLNEMEEMRELKNNPHRDFYNCRKVDTHIHAAACMNQKHLLRFIKKSYHVDADRVVYDAKGKQLTLKQLFQQLKLHPYDLTVDSLDVHAGRQTFQRFDKFNDKYNPVGASELRDLYLKTENAINGEYFATIIKEVGSDLEDAKYQHTEPRLSIYGRSPEEWSKLAKWFNTHRVYSPNMKWMIQVPRIYDVFRSKNFLPHFGKMLEYIFVPVFEATINPQAHKELSVFLRHITGFDSVDDESKHSGHMFSTKSPKPEEWTSQKNPSYTYYIYYMYVNILVLNNLRRQRGMNTFLFRPHCGEAGALTHLLAAFMTADNISHGLNLKKSPVLQYLYFLARIPIAMSPLSNNSLFLEYAKNPLLDFHQKGLMVSLSTDDPMQFHYTKEPLMEEYAIAAQVFKLSTCDMCEIARNSILQCGLSHEEKVKFLGEKYQEDGPDGNDIRKTNVAQIRVAYRYETWCYELNLIAEGLKNE, encoded by the exons ATGGATGAGTCCATGCGCTCCTTCGCCGAGAAGGTCTTCGCCTCCGAGGTGAAGGATGAGGAGGTCAGGGGGGAAATCTCTCACTTCGATGTGGAAGAGATCTGCCCCATCTCCCGCCAGGAAATGACACTGCACATGATGCTCCAGGAGTCCAGTGCCACAGTGGAAAAGCG caggaagaagctgctccGCATGAAGACTGTGCTGGCACCGTCCATGGCTGCCGTGTCCGTGCCCCGCCCGGCTGCCGCTGATGAGGCCAACTCCACCTGCCCCCAGTACCAGACTGTGCCCGACTTCCAGCGGGTGCAGATCACTGGGGATTATGCCTCTGGG GTGACAGTGGAAGACTTTGAAGTGGTGTGCAGGGGCCTGTACCGGGCACTGTGCATCCGGGAGAAGAACATGCAGCAGTCACTGCAGAGGTTCCCCAAGACACCCTCGCAGTACCTGCGCACCATCGAGGGCAA GTTTGGGCTTGCAGCCTCATGGAATTCTCCTTTTGCTGCAGTGTTCACCCCACCAGTGAAGGATGGACAGGATCCCTTTGACACTGGGAACCTCCCTGAGGACCTGGGATACCATGTGCAGATGAAGGATGGGGTAGTTTATGTCTACGCAGACAAGGCAGCGGCTGAGAGAAATGAGCCAAAGGACCTGCCCTACCCCAGCCTCGAGCACTTCATCGATGACATGAACTTCCTCTTGGTCCTGATTGCACAGGGGCCTGT GAAGACCTACACTCACCGGCGCCTCAAGTTCCTCTCGTCCAAGTTCCAAGTGCACGAGATGCTCAATGAGATGGAGGAGATGAGGGAGCTGAAGAACAACCCCCACCGTGACTTCTACAACTGCAGGAAG GTGGACACGCACATCCATGCTGCAGCCTGCATGAACCAGAAGCACCTTCTGCGTTTCATCAAGAAATCCTACCATGTGGATGCTGACCGTGTGGTCTATGATGCTAAGGGCAAACAGCTCACCCTGAAacagcttttccagcagctcaAACTGCACCCCTATGACCTGACAGTGGATTCCCTGGATGTCCATGCT ggccGGCAGACATTCCAGCGCTTTGACAAGTTCAATGACAAGTACAACCCCGTGGGGGCCAGCGAGCTGCGGGACCTCTACCTGAAGACAGAGAACGCCATCAACGGCGAGTATTTTGCTACCATCATCAAG GAGGTTGGCTCTGACCTGGAGGATGCCAAGTACCAGCACACAGAGCCCCGGCTCTCGATCTACGGGCGGTCGCCTGAGGAGTGGTCCAAGCTGGCCAAGTGGTTCAACACCCACCGGGTCTATTCCCCCAACATGAAGTGGATGATCCAAGTCCCCAGGATTTA TGATGTGTTCAGGTCCAAGAATTTCCTCCCCCACTTTGGGAAAATGCTGGAATATATCTTTGTTCCTGTGTTTGAGGCCACCATCAATCCCCAAGCCCACAAAGAGCTGAGTGTCTTTCTACGCCAC ATCACGGGCTTTGATAGCGTGGATGATGAATCCAAGCACAGTGGACACATGTTCAGCACTAAAAGCCCAAAGCCAGAGGAGTGGACTTCCCAGAAGAACCCATCCTACACCTACTACATCTACTACATGTATGTCAACATCCTGGTGCTGAACAACCTGCGCAG gcagCGTGGGATGAACACGTTCCTGTTCCGCCCGCACTGCGGCGAGGCCGGGGCCCTCACACACCTGCTGGCAGCCTTCATGACAGCTGATAACATCTCCCACGGGCTCAACCTCAAGAAG AGCCCGGTGCTGCAGTATCTGTACTTCCTTGCCCGAATTCCCATTGCCATGTCCCCACTCAGCAACAACAGTCTCTTCCTGGAGTATGCCAAGAATCCCCTGCTTGACTTCCACCAGAAAGGGCTCATGGTGTCCCTTTCTACAGACGACCCCATGCAGTTTCACTACACCAAG gagcccctCATGGAGGAGTATGCCATTGCTGCCCAGGTGTTCAAGCTCAGCACCTGTGACATGTGTGAGATCGCCAGAAACAGCATCCTGCAGTGTGGCCTGTCCCACGAG GAGAAAGTGAAGTTCCTGGGTGAAAAGTACCAGGAAGATGGGCCCGATGGCAATGACATACGGAAGACGAACGTGGCCCAGATCCGCGTGGCCTATCGCTATGAGACCTGGTGCTACGAGCTCAACCTCATCGCCGAGGGGCTGAAGAACGAATAG
- the AMPD1 gene encoding AMP deaminase 1 isoform X2 — MDESMRSFAEKVFASEVKDEEVRGEISHFDVEEICPISRQEMTLHMMLQESSATVEKRRKKLLRMKTVLAPSMAAVSVPRPAAADEANSTCPQYQTVPDFQRVQITGDYASGVTVEDFEVVCRGLYRALCIREKNMQQSLQRFPKTPSQYLRTIEGKPWKPTSWNSPFAAVFTPPVKDGQDPFDTGNLPEDLGYHVQMKDGVVYVYADKAAAERNEPKDLPYPSLEHFIDDMNFLLVLIAQGPVKTYTHRRLKFLSSKFQVHEMLNEMEEMRELKNNPHRDFYNCRKVDTHIHAAACMNQKHLLRFIKKSYHVDADRVVYDAKGKQLTLKQLFQQLKLHPYDLTVDSLDVHAGRQTFQRFDKFNDKYNPVGASELRDLYLKTENAINGEYFATIIKEVGSDLEDAKYQHTEPRLSIYGRSPEEWSKLAKWFNTHRVYSPNMKWMIQVPRIYDVFRSKNFLPHFGKMLEYIFVPVFEATINPQAHKELSVFLRHITGFDSVDDESKHSGHMFSTKSPKPEEWTSQKNPSYTYYIYYMYVNILVLNNLRRQRGMNTFLFRPHCGEAGALTHLLAAFMTADNISHGLNLKKSPVLQYLYFLARIPIAMSPLSNNSLFLEYAKNPLLDFHQKGLMVSLSTDDPMQFHYTKEPLMEEYAIAAQVFKLSTCDMCEIARNSILQCGLSHEEKVKFLGEKYQEDGPDGNDIRKTNVAQIRVAYRYETWCYELNLIAEGLKNE, encoded by the exons ATGGATGAGTCCATGCGCTCCTTCGCCGAGAAGGTCTTCGCCTCCGAGGTGAAGGATGAGGAGGTCAGGGGGGAAATCTCTCACTTCGATGTGGAAGAGATCTGCCCCATCTCCCGCCAGGAAATGACACTGCACATGATGCTCCAGGAGTCCAGTGCCACAGTGGAAAAGCG caggaagaagctgctccGCATGAAGACTGTGCTGGCACCGTCCATGGCTGCCGTGTCCGTGCCCCGCCCGGCTGCCGCTGATGAGGCCAACTCCACCTGCCCCCAGTACCAGACTGTGCCCGACTTCCAGCGGGTGCAGATCACTGGGGATTATGCCTCTGGG GTGACAGTGGAAGACTTTGAAGTGGTGTGCAGGGGCCTGTACCGGGCACTGTGCATCCGGGAGAAGAACATGCAGCAGTCACTGCAGAGGTTCCCCAAGACACCCTCGCAGTACCTGCGCACCATCGAGGGCAAGCCCTGGAAACCAA CCTCATGGAATTCTCCTTTTGCTGCAGTGTTCACCCCACCAGTGAAGGATGGACAGGATCCCTTTGACACTGGGAACCTCCCTGAGGACCTGGGATACCATGTGCAGATGAAGGATGGGGTAGTTTATGTCTACGCAGACAAGGCAGCGGCTGAGAGAAATGAGCCAAAGGACCTGCCCTACCCCAGCCTCGAGCACTTCATCGATGACATGAACTTCCTCTTGGTCCTGATTGCACAGGGGCCTGT GAAGACCTACACTCACCGGCGCCTCAAGTTCCTCTCGTCCAAGTTCCAAGTGCACGAGATGCTCAATGAGATGGAGGAGATGAGGGAGCTGAAGAACAACCCCCACCGTGACTTCTACAACTGCAGGAAG GTGGACACGCACATCCATGCTGCAGCCTGCATGAACCAGAAGCACCTTCTGCGTTTCATCAAGAAATCCTACCATGTGGATGCTGACCGTGTGGTCTATGATGCTAAGGGCAAACAGCTCACCCTGAAacagcttttccagcagctcaAACTGCACCCCTATGACCTGACAGTGGATTCCCTGGATGTCCATGCT ggccGGCAGACATTCCAGCGCTTTGACAAGTTCAATGACAAGTACAACCCCGTGGGGGCCAGCGAGCTGCGGGACCTCTACCTGAAGACAGAGAACGCCATCAACGGCGAGTATTTTGCTACCATCATCAAG GAGGTTGGCTCTGACCTGGAGGATGCCAAGTACCAGCACACAGAGCCCCGGCTCTCGATCTACGGGCGGTCGCCTGAGGAGTGGTCCAAGCTGGCCAAGTGGTTCAACACCCACCGGGTCTATTCCCCCAACATGAAGTGGATGATCCAAGTCCCCAGGATTTA TGATGTGTTCAGGTCCAAGAATTTCCTCCCCCACTTTGGGAAAATGCTGGAATATATCTTTGTTCCTGTGTTTGAGGCCACCATCAATCCCCAAGCCCACAAAGAGCTGAGTGTCTTTCTACGCCAC ATCACGGGCTTTGATAGCGTGGATGATGAATCCAAGCACAGTGGACACATGTTCAGCACTAAAAGCCCAAAGCCAGAGGAGTGGACTTCCCAGAAGAACCCATCCTACACCTACTACATCTACTACATGTATGTCAACATCCTGGTGCTGAACAACCTGCGCAG gcagCGTGGGATGAACACGTTCCTGTTCCGCCCGCACTGCGGCGAGGCCGGGGCCCTCACACACCTGCTGGCAGCCTTCATGACAGCTGATAACATCTCCCACGGGCTCAACCTCAAGAAG AGCCCGGTGCTGCAGTATCTGTACTTCCTTGCCCGAATTCCCATTGCCATGTCCCCACTCAGCAACAACAGTCTCTTCCTGGAGTATGCCAAGAATCCCCTGCTTGACTTCCACCAGAAAGGGCTCATGGTGTCCCTTTCTACAGACGACCCCATGCAGTTTCACTACACCAAG gagcccctCATGGAGGAGTATGCCATTGCTGCCCAGGTGTTCAAGCTCAGCACCTGTGACATGTGTGAGATCGCCAGAAACAGCATCCTGCAGTGTGGCCTGTCCCACGAG GAGAAAGTGAAGTTCCTGGGTGAAAAGTACCAGGAAGATGGGCCCGATGGCAATGACATACGGAAGACGAACGTGGCCCAGATCCGCGTGGCCTATCGCTATGAGACCTGGTGCTACGAGCTCAACCTCATCGCCGAGGGGCTGAAGAACGAATAG